A single region of the Cucumis melo cultivar AY chromosome 3, USDA_Cmelo_AY_1.0, whole genome shotgun sequence genome encodes:
- the LOC103485622 gene encoding protein WHAT'S THIS FACTOR 1 homolog, chloroplastic, with protein MLYKVLQKSRYWDPGLSSPCPLKYVLRNFSLWSMKKDPDLESALSRNRRWIANNQIKNIILRCPDQAAPVKFLQKKFKTLDLQGKALNWLKKYPCCFEVYLNNDEHYFRLTKRMMALVEEEEVVKDMQEPAIVKRLTKLLMMASNQRLNVLKLSELRRNFGLPDDFLIRIIPKHSDIFRIVNYTGKKNSMEIELISWKPELAISSIESSACKHGVEPAFSCSLPTTWVNSWEKFNEFNASPYVSPYVNPAGLVQGTREMEKRTVGLIHEILSLTLWKKASIIKLGHFSKEFGLPLKLNALLLKHPGIFYVSNKYQIYTVVLREGYNGSELVEKDPLVVVKEKFGELMQEGLHEYNKRHHLMNLEKKRMKGMLLGRSEKNKRKDFETDDSNGQGNNLGGLLEPEERKRFYQSLFDDGPA; from the coding sequence ATGTTGTATAAAGTACTGCAGAAGTCCAGGTATTGGGATCCTGGGCTCTCTTCTCCTTGCCCCCTCAAATACGTTCTTAGGAACTTTTCTTTATGGTCAATGAAGAAAGATCCTGACCTTGAATCAGCTCTATCTCGTAATCGTCGATGGATTGCCAATAACCAAATCAAGAATATCATCCTTCGCTGCCCCGATCAGGCAGCACCTgtaaaatttctccaaaagaaGTTTAAAACCCTCGACCTTCAAGGAAAAGCCCTTAACTGGCTGAAAAAATACCCTTGCTGCTTTGAAGTTTATCTCAACAATGACGAGCACTACTTCCGGCTGACAAAGAGGATGATGGCTTTGGTTGAAGAGGAAGAAGTTGTCAAAGATATGCAGGAGCCTGCTATTGTCAAGCGTTTGACAAAATTGCTGATGATGGCTTCGAATCAGAGACTAAATGTCCTAAAACTCAGCGAATTGAGGCGGAATTTTGGGCTCCCGGACGACTTCTTGATAAGAATCATTCCCAAACATTCAGATATTTTTCGGATTGTAAATTATACTGGAAAAAAGAACTCAATGGAAATAGAACTCATATCTTGGAAACCAGAACTAGCAATTTCCAGCATAGAATCTTCAGCTTGCAAGCATGGGGTTGAGCCAGCTTTCTCATGCTCACTGCCAACAACTTGGGTAAATTCATGGGAAAAGTTTAATGAATTTAATGCCTCTCCATATGTTTCACCATATGTAAACCCTGCAGGCTTGGTGCAAGGTACCAGAGAGATGGAAAAGAGGACAGTGGGGTTGATTCATGAGATATTGTCATTGACATTATGGAAGAAAGCATCAATTATAAAGCTTGGACATTTCAGCAAGGAATTTGGTCTGCCATTGAAGTTGAATGCATTACTGCTTAAGCACCCTGGCATATTCTATGTCTCAAACAAGTATCAGATCTACACTGTTGTTCTTAGAGAAGGGTATAATGGATCAGAACTGGTTGAGAAAGATCCATTAGTGGTTGTTAAAGAGAAGTTTGGAGAATTGATGCAGGAGGGACTTCATGAATATAACAAGAGACATCATTTGATGAATTTAGAAAAGAAGAGAATGAAGGGAATGCTTTTGGGCAGATCAGAAAAAAACAAGAGGAAAGATTTTGAAACAGATGATTCTAATGGTCAAGGAAACAATCTAGGAGGTTTGCTTGAGCCAGAGGAAAGGAAAAGATTCTATCAGTCTCTTTTTGATGATGGTCCTGCATGA
- the LOC103485620 gene encoding uncharacterized protein LOC103485620, which translates to MEGNLSQGGLIPGGSSYGGLDLQGPFKVHNQGQHSHALHQQHHPHTRQGSSANPSIQEGFSLSMGVVQNCDHTMSLVEYNKGERCKNSASDEDPSFNEDSIDGHNENSKGKKGSMWHRVKWTDKMVKLLITAVSYIGDDIASDIDGSGRRKCQIIQKKGKWKLISKVIAERGYQVSPQQCEDKFNDLNKRYKRLNDIIGRGTSCQVVENPALLDVIDYLTEKDKDDVRKILNSKQLFYEEMCSYHNSNRLHLPHDPALQRSLQLAFRARDDHDNDEPRRHQNDDFDEHEPGETDEHDDYEENFVPHTDNRRSLGVLGGSVKRLKRGQDHDDAHACGNSLSPLDCNKSSHPHSQAQFAQADTAHLETESMKASTSQKQWMELRLLQLEDQKLQIQVEMLELEKQKFKWERFNKKKDRELEKMRMVNEKMKLENERLALDLKQKQIGSGFH; encoded by the coding sequence ATGGAAGGGAATTTATCACAAGGAGGGTTGATTCCAGGAGGGAGTTCTTATGGAGGTCTTGATTTGCAAGGACCGTTTAAGGTTCATAATCAGGGACAGCACTCTCATGCCTTACACCAACAGCATCATCCTCATACTCGTCAGGGATCATCAGCTAATCCCTCCATTCAGGAGGGATTTTCACTTTCCATGGGAGTTGTACAAAATTGTGACCATACCATGTCTTTGGTAGAGTATAACAAGGGAGAAAGGTGTAAAAACTCCGCCAGCGACGAAGATCCGAGTTTTAATGAGGATAGTATCGATGGTCACAATGAGAATAGTAAGGGGAAGAAGGGATCGATGTGGCACCGCGTGAAATGGACGGATAAAATGGTGAAGCTTCTGATTACAGCAGTGTCTTATATAGGAGATGATATTGCTTCAGATATTGATGGGAGTGGAAGAAGGAAATGCCAAATTATACAGAAGAAAGGTAAATGGAAACTGATATCAAAAGTCATTGCTGAAAGGGGTTATCAAGTTTCACCCCAGCAGTGTGAGGATAAATTTAATGATCTCAATAAGAGGTATAAGAGGCTCAATGATATAATTGGGAGAGGCACTTCTTGTCAGGTTGTCGAGAACCCAGCACTTCTTGATGTCATTGATTATTTAACTGAAAAAGATAAGGATGATGTGAGAAAAATTTTAAACTCAAAGCAACTGTTCTATGAGGAGATGTGTTCTTATCATAACTCAAATCGACTTCATCTGCCCCATGATCCTGCTTTGCAGCGTTCGTTGCAGCTGGCTTTTAGAGCAAGGGATGATCACGATAATGACGAGCCAAGAAGACATCAAAATGATGATTTTGATGAACACGAACCTGGTGAAACTGATGAACACGATGATTATGAGGAGAATTTTGTACCCCATACGGACAATAGGCGATCGCTTGGGGTATTAGGAGGTTCAGTGAAGAGGCTAAAACGAGGCCAAGACCATGATGATGCACATGCGTGTGGTAATTCCTTGAGTCCTCTTGATTGCAACAAAAGTTCTCATCCTCACTCACAAGCACAATTTGCTCAAGCTGATACAGCTCATTTAGAAACTGAAAGTATGAAAGCTTCTACATCGCAAAAGCAGTGGATGGAGCTTCGCTTACTTCAATTGGAAGATCAGAAGCTTCAAATTCAAGTTGAAATGTTGGAACTGGAGAAACAAAAGTTTAAGTGGGAGAGATTTAACAAGAAAAAAGACCGTGAGTTGGAAAAAATGAGGATGGTAAATGAGAAGATGAAGCTTGAAAATGAGCGCCTTGCACTTGACTTAAAGCAAAAGCAAATTGGATCAGGATTCCATTAA
- the LOC103485621 gene encoding sm-like protein LSM3B: MATEEESTVKEPLDLIRLSLDERIYVKLRSDRELRGKLHAYDQHLNMILGDVEESVTTVEIDDETYEEIVRTSRRTVPFLFVRGDGVILVSPPLRTV; encoded by the exons ATGGCGACCGAAGAAGAAAGCACTGTTAAGGAGCCTTTGGATCTCATAAGGTTGAGTCTTGACGAGCGTATTTACGTCAAGCTTCGCTCTGACCGCGAACTCCGCGGCAAACTCCAT GCTTATGATCAGCATCTTAATATGATTCTAGGTGATGTCGAAGAAAGTGTTACTACAGTAGAAATCGATGATGAGACATATGAAGAAATTGTTCGG ACATCCAGGCGAACGGTTCCGTTTCTCTTCGTTAGAGGAGATGGGGTCATATTGGTTTCACCTCCACTGAGGACTGTGTAA